The Treponema phagedenis DNA segment GTTGTACCGCGTGCGATAAAATACCTGTTTTCCCCTCCCCTGATAAAAGCATTTTTATTCAGCTACCCCAGCGTAACTTCACGGGTGGTTAAAGAGCTTTATACCGCTTTACGTAGAAGAGATTTGCGTTAGGCGGACGGATGGCGGCGAGCGCTTTTTCAAAAGCGCGAAGCCGGATCCTTTTTGCGCGCCTAAAATAGCGCAAAAAGAGCCGCAGGCGATAGCCGGAGCCCGTAGTACGCCGGCGGTTTGTAAGTACTGCGCTTCGGCAAACTTACGACTAAGCCGATGTTGAAAAATTTCAAACCGCAACGCCCGTATAGGTATAATTTTTATTTTTACTGCCTAAACCGCTTTGTTGATACATTATAAGCTGCTTGACAGTGCTGAATAAATTTGCTATCTTTTTTATCTATATTAACGGTTCTACCGGTAGGAGGTGAGTATTTTAAGTGGCTTATATAACTGTCGATGATTCTGAAAATTTAGAAAAAGCGATTAAACGTTTTAAGAGACAGGTAGAAAAAGAAGGCATTATTCGTGAGTGGAAAAAAAGAGAATATTATGAAAAGCCTTCAACTATTCTTAACCGAAAAAAGAAGGCGTTACAGCGTAAACTAATGAAAAAAAACCGCAAAACATACGATTCAAAAGCGTATTAATTGCGTGTTTTAACGGAAGAAGTGCGGAATGTTCATTTGGACAACCGCGCTTTTTTTTATATTGACTTAACCATATAAAATCCTGTATCTTTTAAGTATGGAAATATTGTATTTAGGGGAAGAGTCTTTGAGGCAAAAATCAATTCCCGTTGAAAATATAACTGAAGAAATCAAAGATTTGGTACAAAAGATGTTTGTTACCATGAAAATAAAAGACGGAATTGGGCTTGCCGCCCCGCAAATAGGAAAGAATATTCGACTCTTTGTTACAGGAGTAAATAATGAACAACGGGTATTTATCAACCCTCAAATTATAGAAACATCGGAAAAAGTTTGCTCGTATGAAGAGGGCTGTTTAAGCATTCCTCAAATATATGAAAAGGTTGTGCGCCCCGAAACTGTTACGGTACAATATCAAAATATTGACGGCAGACGAAAAACGCTTCAGGCAACCGGTTTGCTCGCCCGTGTTATTCAACATGAAAACGATCATTTAGACGGCGTATTGTTCATTGACAGAATAGACGAAAAGCTGCGAGAAGAAGCGATTAAACTTTTTGAAAAAAAGAAAAAACCAATAAAGAAAAAGGCTGCTGTTTGATGCTGAAAATACTCTTTGCGGGAACCCCTGAATGTGCGGTTCCCGTTTTACATGCTATCGCACAAAAGCATCATATAGTCGGCATTTTAACGCGCCCGCCCGCTGCAGTCGGCAGATCAAAAAAACTTATTCCTTCCGCTGTTGCACTTGCAACGGAAGTATTAAAATCAGAAAAACGCATAAGCCCTGCCGCCCCTCTTTTTACCCCCGAGAAGCTGAATAAGGATGTAAGAGAAGCAATAGCAGCAGTATCGCCGGATGTCATGGTATGTTTTGCATACGGAAAAATATTCGGGCAAAGCATGCTTGATTTATTTCCTCTAGACGCAATCAACATTCACCCCTCATTATTGCCAAGGTGGCGCGGCAGTACTCCGGTGCCTGCCGCCATTTTAGCCGGCGACACCAAAACCGGCGTTACCGTACAGCAAATGGCGCTCGAAATGGATGCGGGGGATATCCTTGCACAATGTACAATTCCGCTCGACGGATCTGAAACAGCGGAAAGTCTTTTAAACCTTTGTGCGCAAAAATCTGCGGACTTAACACTCTCCGTTTTGCAAAAGATAACAGATAAAACTCTTTCTCCGATGCCGCAAGATCATTCAGCGGCAACTTTTTGCGGAATGCTTACGAAGGAAATGGGCTTAATAAACTGGCACAATTCCGCTGAGGAAATCGATAGGAGACATCGGGCTTTTGTGCCGTGGCCCGGAACCTTTACGTATAAAAACAACGAAAAACTTTCTATTCAGGCGCTTGCAATTGCGACGTCGGAAAATACTCAGAATGCAGAGCCGGGAACTATTTTGACTGCGGATAAAAAAAACGGCATTTTAGTGCAAACGGGAAAAGGAATCATTTCTCTTATACAATTGCAGCGAACGGGGAAAAAAAGCCTCTACTGGAAAGATTTCTTAAACGGTTCTGCAGAATTTTTGACAGGAAAATTCAATGCATCTTTATGACAGAAGTATCTATATACCCGGCACAACGCTTTTTGATAGCTTGATCCGTTTTTAATTTATTCTTATACAAATCTTAAAAAAATTATATAAATAAGAGTCCGACACAACACAACGGTAAGCAAACTTACCATAGGGCAAAGCGTTAATAATTTGCCTCCGCTTTGCCAACGAGTTTAAAAGCTTCAATTTTACAAAACAGTGTTGATGCTTTTAAACATCGTTTGGAATTGGGCAAGGTGGCGGTTTGACATAAGATCAATTTTAATTTTTAAATAAAAAGCCCCTTTCGATTAACTAATCAAAAGGGGCTTTTTTTACAACCTCAAAAAGAATTAGAAGGGTCTGTCAGCAAGATACTTATATTCTTGCCACTGCCTTCTTGTTTTCTCTTCCGCGGCTTTTAAGAGCATTTCTGCCCGTTCGGGATTTGCATTTTTCAATGTCTTAAAGCGAACTTCTT contains these protein-coding regions:
- the rpsU gene encoding 30S ribosomal protein S21, translated to MAYITVDDSENLEKAIKRFKRQVEKEGIIREWKKREYYEKPSTILNRKKKALQRKLMKKNRKTYDSKAY
- the def gene encoding peptide deformylase, producing MEILYLGEESLRQKSIPVENITEEIKDLVQKMFVTMKIKDGIGLAAPQIGKNIRLFVTGVNNEQRVFINPQIIETSEKVCSYEEGCLSIPQIYEKVVRPETVTVQYQNIDGRRKTLQATGLLARVIQHENDHLDGVLFIDRIDEKLREEAIKLFEKKKKPIKKKAAV
- the fmt gene encoding methionyl-tRNA formyltransferase, with the protein product MLKILFAGTPECAVPVLHAIAQKHHIVGILTRPPAAVGRSKKLIPSAVALATEVLKSEKRISPAAPLFTPEKLNKDVREAIAAVSPDVMVCFAYGKIFGQSMLDLFPLDAINIHPSLLPRWRGSTPVPAAILAGDTKTGVTVQQMALEMDAGDILAQCTIPLDGSETAESLLNLCAQKSADLTLSVLQKITDKTLSPMPQDHSAATFCGMLTKEMGLINWHNSAEEIDRRHRAFVPWPGTFTYKNNEKLSIQALAIATSENTQNAEPGTILTADKKNGILVQTGKGIISLIQLQRTGKKSLYWKDFLNGSAEFLTGKFNASL